Proteins found in one Borreliella valaisiana VS116 genomic segment:
- the secA gene encoding preprotein translocase subunit SecA: MLKAVLETTIGSKSKRDLKDYLPTLRNINKLERWALLLKDEDFSKETEKLKNELKSGNSLENILERAFTLSREAARRRLKERPYDVQIIAGLALHKGKIIEMKTGEGKTLSSVQAAYLNSLTGDGVIIVTVNDYLAERDSNWMKPVFDLLGVSVGVVLSNMDYELRKAQYAKDITYVTNNELGFDYLRDNMRYDLNEKSLRKFNYCIIDEIDSILIDEARTPLIISGPTDGNTNAYLEVNSLVSFLKECSKDSKTGDYPLEIDDLDGDYTVDEKSKRISFTAKGLNNLEQLLISKGIISGSMYTDSNFNYVHYMTQALKAHLLFLKNREYIVGDSGVEIVDEFTGRVLTGRRYSDGLHQAIEAKEGVRVANENKTMATITFQNLFRMFDKISGMTGTADTEAKEFHKIYNLDVVVVPTNRLLARIDEDDTIYYTEEFKFNAITDEVYKTYKKGQPVLVGTVSIEKSEILSAMFKDRGIKHEVLNAKNHSREAFIIAEAGAKHAVTIATNMAGRGTDIKLGGNIEHRVRKKIGTNVSLEEFQEAVKNERENYLKDYNEVKSLGGLYVIGSERHESRRIDNQLRGRSGRQGDPGRSRFYVSLEDDLMRLFAGDNLRSLMGKLGMATGEPITHSLLTKSLINAQKRVEDRNFEIRKHLLEYDDVITKQRDFIYAQRNSILEDTAIKDRILIALEEYLSFLLEGTKGGSVSNVFLNEVNLIFAYMLESLGPIENINSLDLKAKLMQIAKANLDEKENLIGRDLFNGFLRYEYLKNIDFKFQEHLANLDSLREAVYLRSYANKNPITEYKEEGFSIFSELIKDIKVSTIRRVLQLKLDSNPSDFKSVKKSKNLNSIHKELSEIVINENKNVSNVQVVRSSPKIGRNEPCYCGSGKKYKNCHGKS; the protein is encoded by the coding sequence ATGTTAAAAGCAGTACTTGAGACAACCATTGGCTCAAAAAGTAAAAGAGATTTAAAAGATTATCTTCCAACGTTAAGAAATATTAATAAACTTGAGCGTTGGGCATTATTGTTAAAAGATGAAGATTTTTCAAAAGAGACTGAAAAGCTTAAAAATGAATTAAAATCGGGGAATTCTTTAGAAAATATTTTAGAGCGAGCTTTTACTCTTTCTAGAGAAGCTGCTAGAAGGCGTCTTAAAGAAAGGCCTTATGATGTTCAAATCATTGCAGGACTTGCTCTTCACAAAGGTAAAATAATAGAGATGAAAACAGGAGAAGGAAAAACCCTCTCATCAGTTCAAGCAGCTTATTTGAATAGTTTGACAGGAGATGGGGTTATCATTGTTACTGTTAATGATTACCTTGCTGAGCGTGATTCCAATTGGATGAAGCCGGTTTTTGATCTTTTGGGTGTCAGTGTGGGGGTTGTTCTATCTAATATGGATTATGAGCTAAGAAAGGCTCAATATGCCAAAGATATTACTTATGTTACAAATAATGAACTTGGATTTGATTACTTAAGAGATAATATGCGTTATGACTTGAATGAAAAGTCTTTAAGAAAGTTCAATTATTGTATTATTGATGAGATCGATTCTATTTTGATCGATGAGGCAAGAACCCCTTTAATTATTTCGGGGCCTACTGATGGCAACACCAATGCTTATCTTGAGGTTAATTCTCTTGTATCTTTTTTAAAAGAGTGTTCCAAGGATTCCAAAACAGGTGATTATCCTTTAGAAATAGATGATCTTGATGGTGATTATACTGTTGATGAAAAATCCAAAAGAATTTCTTTTACTGCCAAAGGACTTAATAATCTTGAACAGCTTTTAATCTCTAAAGGCATTATTAGTGGGTCTATGTATACCGATTCAAATTTTAATTATGTTCATTATATGACTCAAGCCTTGAAAGCGCATTTACTTTTTTTAAAAAATAGAGAATATATTGTTGGTGATTCTGGTGTTGAGATTGTAGATGAATTTACTGGTCGAGTTTTAACAGGGCGAAGATATTCTGATGGACTTCATCAAGCTATTGAGGCTAAAGAAGGAGTTAGAGTTGCTAATGAAAATAAGACCATGGCAACCATTACTTTTCAAAATCTATTTAGAATGTTTGATAAAATTTCTGGCATGACGGGTACAGCTGATACAGAAGCTAAGGAGTTTCATAAAATATATAATCTTGATGTAGTTGTAGTTCCAACAAATAGATTGTTAGCTCGAATAGATGAGGATGATACTATTTATTATACGGAAGAATTTAAGTTTAATGCAATTACAGATGAGGTTTATAAAACTTACAAAAAGGGGCAACCGGTTTTAGTGGGAACTGTTTCTATTGAAAAATCTGAGATTTTATCAGCTATGTTTAAAGATAGAGGGATTAAGCATGAGGTTCTTAATGCAAAAAATCATTCTCGAGAAGCATTTATTATTGCTGAAGCTGGAGCAAAACACGCAGTTACAATAGCAACAAATATGGCTGGTCGTGGTACTGATATTAAACTTGGAGGCAATATTGAACACAGGGTTAGAAAAAAAATTGGAACCAATGTAAGCCTTGAAGAATTTCAAGAGGCTGTTAAAAATGAAAGAGAAAATTATTTAAAAGATTATAATGAGGTTAAAAGTCTTGGGGGGCTTTACGTTATTGGTAGTGAACGCCACGAATCAAGGCGAATAGACAATCAACTTCGTGGGCGTAGCGGAAGACAAGGTGATCCTGGGCGTTCAAGATTTTATGTTTCGCTTGAAGATGATTTAATGCGTCTTTTTGCTGGAGACAACCTAAGGTCATTAATGGGCAAGCTTGGAATGGCAACGGGAGAGCCTATTACGCATTCTCTTTTAACTAAATCTTTAATTAATGCCCAAAAAAGAGTAGAAGACAGAAATTTTGAAATTAGAAAACATTTGTTAGAGTATGACGATGTTATTACAAAGCAGAGAGATTTTATTTATGCCCAGAGAAATTCTATTCTTGAAGATACAGCTATTAAGGATCGTATTCTTATTGCTTTAGAAGAATATCTTAGTTTTTTGCTTGAGGGGACAAAAGGCGGCTCAGTTTCAAATGTTTTTTTAAATGAAGTAAATTTAATTTTTGCCTATATGCTTGAAAGTCTTGGCCCTATTGAAAATATTAATTCTCTCGACTTAAAGGCTAAGTTAATGCAAATAGCAAAGGCTAATTTAGACGAGAAGGAAAATTTAATTGGTAGAGATCTTTTTAATGGATTTTTAAGATATGAATATTTGAAAAATATTGATTTTAAATTCCAAGAGCATCTTGCAAATTTAGACTCTTTAAGAGAGGCTGTTTATCTAAGGTCTTATGCTAATAAAAATCCAATTACAGAGTACAAAGAAGAGGGGTTTTCTATATTTAGCGAGCTTATTAAAGATATTAAAGTTTCTACCATAAGGCGAGTTCTTCAGTTAAAATTGGATAGTAATCCTTCTGATTTTAAGTCAGTAAAGAAGTCTAAAAATCTTAATTCAATCCACAAAGAGCTTTCAGAAATTGTTATTAATGAAAATAAAAACGTTTCTAACGTTCAAGTGGTTAGAAGTTCCCCTAAAATAGGTAGAAATGAGCCTTGTTATTGT
- a CDS encoding LIC_12708 family protein, which produces MKKHYKTFTFSLFFAIISCNTKTLNELGEEQFKIPFGTLPGAIMPLDDKFTNSKFDIKTYNGLVYIAEIKTNKLMIFNSYGKLIQTYQNGIFKTNPDLKIKKIDFEGIQAIYPLKDFIIVADKLNNKKSKFNQKENIAYFMRILILNKNSSVEVLGQEGLNGTPFPQIYDVNVDENGNIAIISIYSEGYIVYSYNKEFSPLYKIYVNNNLLNMVDNQNKKYNISIDKVFFEVNKKTLYVKITYYENIGDNENINDLGIKIKDQYIYKMSLKKNKELEVISKIALPKNLLDDKQESFINIIKIQKDKIIASTNMKNLSNNLIWKLDNKGLIKDQIALIEPSNLIFLSESLSKDGILSILYGGKTGVSVYWWNLNTLLKL; this is translated from the coding sequence ATGAAAAAGCACTATAAAACTTTTACATTCAGCTTATTTTTTGCAATTATATCATGTAACACTAAAACTTTAAACGAACTGGGAGAAGAACAATTCAAAATACCATTTGGAACACTTCCTGGCGCAATAATGCCTTTGGATGACAAATTTACAAATTCAAAATTTGATATCAAAACATACAATGGACTAGTATACATTGCAGAAATAAAAACAAATAAATTAATGATTTTTAACTCATACGGAAAACTAATACAAACTTATCAAAATGGAATATTTAAAACAAACCCCGATTTAAAAATAAAAAAAATAGATTTTGAAGGAATCCAAGCAATATATCCGCTAAAAGATTTTATTATTGTTGCAGATAAGCTAAATAATAAAAAATCAAAGTTCAATCAAAAAGAAAATATTGCCTACTTTATGAGAATACTAATATTAAACAAAAACTCGTCTGTAGAAGTTTTGGGCCAGGAAGGTTTAAACGGCACGCCATTTCCGCAAATTTACGATGTTAACGTTGATGAAAATGGAAACATTGCAATAATATCAATATATAGCGAAGGCTATATAGTATATTCTTATAATAAAGAATTTTCTCCGCTTTATAAAATTTACGTTAATAACAACCTACTAAATATGGTAGACAACCAAAATAAAAAATACAATATTTCAATAGACAAGGTTTTTTTTGAAGTTAACAAAAAAACTCTTTATGTAAAGATCACTTACTATGAAAACATTGGTGATAATGAAAACATAAACGATCTTGGAATTAAAATTAAAGATCAATATATCTATAAAATGAGTTTAAAAAAAAACAAAGAACTGGAAGTAATAAGTAAAATTGCTCTTCCTAAAAACTTATTAGATGATAAACAAGAAAGCTTTATCAACATTATAAAAATACAAAAAGATAAAATAATAGCATCTACTAATATGAAAAATTTATCTAATAATTTAATATGGAAATTAGACAACAAAGGTTTAATTAAAGACCAAATAGCTTTAATTGAGCCTTCGAATTTAATATTTCTCTCTGAAAGTTTATCTAAAGATGGAATACTTAGCATACTTTATGGCGGAAAAACTGGTGTTAGTGTTTACTGGTGGAACTTAAATACGTTATTAAAGCTATAA
- a CDS encoding S2/P23 family protein: MLFRIHKRLKLMAVLMLMLGCAFFKKPQPVQQDGKIGKPISNEKLPLNDGKLHLLSGKILNKKLPVVNENRDVTWIKTKAMTILDEYGQAMPEFKNKFGYSYILSPIKMNDEYSSFTSLLILFETTKNGDKEYEIEDIKLITAGSNLELKNPLLVVENSQEEGYVTAYPFGILMDEELRKAFQLTYQNGHWNYMLANLTVKNKITQKTEIYKISLNSKLIIDFIKEVLKENPILKETNGDLFEDI, translated from the coding sequence ATGCTATTTAGAATACATAAACGTTTAAAATTAATGGCAGTGCTTATGTTAATGCTGGGTTGCGCTTTTTTTAAAAAGCCACAACCTGTACAACAAGACGGCAAAATTGGAAAACCAATAAGCAATGAAAAATTGCCCTTAAACGATGGAAAATTACATTTACTATCAGGCAAAATTTTGAATAAAAAATTGCCAGTAGTAAATGAAAATCGTGACGTAACTTGGATAAAAACAAAGGCAATGACAATCTTAGATGAATATGGACAAGCAATGCCAGAATTTAAAAACAAATTTGGATATTCTTATATACTATCTCCTATAAAAATGAATGATGAATATAGTAGTTTCACATCACTATTAATACTTTTTGAAACAACTAAAAATGGAGACAAAGAATATGAAATTGAGGATATTAAACTTATCACAGCTGGTTCCAACCTAGAACTTAAAAATCCTCTTCTAGTTGTTGAAAATTCACAAGAAGAAGGATATGTTACTGCATATCCATTTGGAATCTTGATGGACGAAGAACTTAGAAAAGCTTTTCAATTAACATATCAAAATGGTCATTGGAATTATATGCTTGCAAATTTAACCGTTAAAAACAAGATTACTCAAAAAACTGAAATTTATAAAATTTCTCTTAATTCAAAATTAATTATTGACTTTATAAAAGAAGTATTAAAAGAAAATCCCATCTTAAAAGAAACAAATGGAGATTTATTTGAAGATATATAA
- a CDS encoding S2/P23 family protein: MIIKKFILTVIIISLAKNIFSQNEINIFENENYIVKENIKTKIKKLKQSFLLASVDIAVSQPYMELVDLNGAPIKELVGVSYSFINVFSKIGSSAIISFDLSNEASRKYKITKLEFLTPDKGNFINNISILTSGKQQSKKELSKDAYSFGTLKPESLSKTIAEYYKDNNWHYILAKITVENNINKETKRYEIRINPKIYNDFQKKLRLHFKSNQIKKFPIPIIK; encoded by the coding sequence ATGATCATTAAAAAATTTATTTTAACTGTAATAATTATTTCTCTAGCTAAAAATATTTTTTCTCAAAACGAAATTAATATCTTCGAGAATGAAAATTATATTGTAAAAGAAAATATAAAAACAAAAATTAAAAAACTAAAACAAAGTTTTTTACTTGCATCTGTCGATATTGCCGTTAGTCAGCCTTACATGGAATTAGTAGATTTGAATGGAGCCCCAATAAAAGAACTCGTTGGGGTTAGCTATTCATTTATAAATGTATTTTCAAAAATTGGATCTTCTGCTATTATTTCGTTTGACCTATCAAACGAAGCTTCTAGGAAATATAAAATTACAAAATTAGAATTTTTAACTCCAGATAAAGGAAATTTTATTAATAATATAAGCATCCTCACTAGTGGAAAGCAACAATCAAAAAAAGAGCTTTCAAAAGACGCCTATTCATTTGGCACATTAAAACCCGAATCTCTCTCAAAAACAATTGCAGAATATTACAAGGATAACAATTGGCATTATATTTTAGCAAAAATAACAGTAGAAAATAATATAAATAAAGAAACTAAAAGATATGAAATTAGAATTAACCCTAAAATATATAACGATTTCCAAAAAAAATTGAGATTACATTTTAAAAGCAACCAAATAAAAAAATTCCCAATACCCATCATAAAATAA
- the alr gene encoding alanine racemase, producing the protein MYDNKTMISNKTIIINLNNLEHNLNLIKNKIGEKEIVATLKADAYGHGLINIFKFLKSKKINYFGLSNIEDAKKLKKIDKSIKILMYIKVDKKEIKNLIKLELLPFVADFEYLFLIEKECALQKKKIKVHLKIDIGMNRYGIKIDSALEIATYIQNSKFLELEGVCSHLPTTENFKTTQKQIEQFLFFLETLKQKNINPKFVHISNSGHILNYKLNPQFNMVRPGLILYGYSPFPKNKKTILNFKPVLNLFSKVIFIQNVKKGEKISYSGIFQAKKDMKVGIIPIGYFDGIPQNINNNFYFLINNKKCKIRGKVCMNITIVEIPKDLKVKTGSKVEIVSEKLSIDKMSKFSKRSNYELLCNIGKYENKKYLD; encoded by the coding sequence ATATATGATAATAAAACAATGATCAGCAACAAAACAATAATAATAAATTTAAATAATTTAGAGCATAACTTAAATTTAATTAAAAATAAAATTGGTGAAAAAGAAATAGTGGCTACCTTAAAAGCCGACGCATATGGCCACGGACTTATTAATATCTTTAAATTTTTAAAATCAAAAAAAATAAATTATTTTGGACTTTCCAATATTGAAGATGCCAAAAAACTTAAAAAAATTGATAAAAGTATAAAAATATTGATGTATATTAAAGTGGATAAAAAAGAAATTAAAAATTTGATTAAACTTGAATTATTACCATTTGTTGCTGATTTTGAATATCTATTTTTAATAGAAAAAGAATGTGCATTACAAAAAAAGAAAATAAAAGTTCACTTAAAAATTGATATTGGTATGAATAGATATGGAATAAAAATAGATAGTGCCCTTGAAATAGCCACATATATTCAAAATTCAAAATTTCTAGAACTAGAAGGAGTCTGCTCACACCTCCCAACAACAGAAAACTTTAAAACCACACAAAAACAAATAGAACAATTCTTATTCTTTTTGGAAACACTTAAACAAAAAAACATAAATCCAAAATTTGTTCATATTTCTAATTCAGGCCATATTCTCAACTACAAATTAAACCCACAATTTAATATGGTAAGACCAGGCCTTATTCTTTACGGTTATTCCCCATTTCCAAAAAACAAAAAAACTATTCTAAATTTTAAACCCGTATTAAATTTATTTTCAAAAGTAATATTTATTCAAAATGTAAAAAAGGGTGAAAAAATTTCATATTCGGGTATATTTCAAGCCAAAAAGGATATGAAAGTGGGCATTATTCCAATTGGATATTTTGATGGAATACCTCAAAATATAAATAATAATTTTTATTTTCTAATAAACAACAAAAAATGTAAAATAAGAGGAAAAGTTTGCATGAATATAACAATAGTAGAAATCCCCAAAGACTTAAAAGTTAAAACGGGTTCAAAAGTAGAAATTGTATCAGAAAAATTAAGTATAGATAAAATGAGTAAGTTTTCTAAAAGAAGTAATTATGAATTACTATGTAATATAGGAAAATATGAGAACAAAAAATACTTAGATTAA